The window AAGGCCGATATTCGCAAGGTCACCCAGGACCCCGAGGAGTACCGGCGGGTGGACCTGTTGCTGGAATTACTGACCCCCTGCTGCAAGGCGCACGGCGCGGACGGCGCATTCGATTCCATTCGCACGGCGATGCAGTGCTTTGGCGGGGTCGGCTACTCGGAAGAATTCCCCATCGCGCAAATGTTGCGCGACAACAAGGTCTTTTCCATCTATGAAGGGGCGAACGGTATCCAGGCGCTCGATCTGCTTGGACGCAAAGTACCGCTGCAGGCCGGCGAGGCTGTACGCATTCTGATGGGCGAAATGGCCGAAACGATTCAGGAGGCGGATGCGCTGGATCCCTTGAAGGACATTGCCGCCAAGGTGCGCGAGACGCAGGATGCCGTGATCGCCGTGACAATGCAACTGGCAGGCATCGGCATGTCGGGCGACATACCCCTCTATGTCTGCAACGCCTCCGATTACCTCGAAATGTTTTCGCGGCTGGCCGTCGGTTGGCAGTTGCTCATGCAGGCGGTTGTCGCGCAAAAAGCTCTCGACGCCGGCGCGCAGGAACAGGCATTCTATCAGGGCAAGATCGCCACAGCCCGATTCTACGCCAACCGCGTGCTGCCGCATGCCGTCACCACGGCGAATATCCTCAAGGCAAACGAACGCACGGCGCTGGATTTCGATCCCGCGTGGTTTTGACGCAAACCGCCGGGTGATTCAGCAGTCGGCGGTTGGAAAAACGTCAAAGAAAATAAAGGGCTTTACGCACGGGTTGCCGCCCTTGAAGTCCCTTCATGAGAGCACCGTGTTCGCCGAGTCGTGAACGTCCCGGGATGTAACGCCGATTTCCAAATCGGCTGGATGAAATACGACATGCCGATTTGGAAATCGGCGCTACAAGGCAGCCATTTTCGATTTCAGCACAAGATTTCGTTGCCTGATCCGACATGAAATTGCCCGGAAATGCCAATCTTTGTGGAAATTCTCATTCTTTTTTCCCAAGAACCCGGTACTCTCAAGGCCCCTTGTGTCCCTGAATATCTTGCCTTGGACACGGCCTTTCTTTCGTCAAATGCCGAATCCAATCGAAGGAAGTCTATTCATAACGCAGGGCTTCGACGGGATCCACGCCGGAGGCCTTCACGGCCGGATATACCCCGAAAAACACGCCGACGGTAAAACTAAACACGAATGCCGTCATGACAGACCACATCGAGATGAATACCGGAAGGGAGGGATACATCAACCGTAGGATCAGGGTGCCGAACCATGCGATGCCGATGCCGACGGATCCGCCCAGCACGCTCAAGGTTACGGCTTCGATCAGAAACTGCAATCCAATGTCGCGTCGTTTCGCGCCGACCGCCTTGCGAACACCGACCTCGCGAATGCGTTCACGCACGGACACAAGCATAATGTTCATGATCCCGATACCGCCGACGACCAACGATATCGCCGCAATGCCGGCCAGCATGAACCGTAGCATGTCGAATATCTTGCCGAACGCGCCCAGCAGACCGTCCTGATCGTTGACGGTGAAATCCTCGTTGTAATCGTGCGCCGCCGTGAGAATCCGGCGGATGGATTCCACCGCGGGCTTGATGTCTTCCGGGCTGCGCGCGGACGCGATGATTTCGAACAGGGTGTTTTCACCGCCGTAGAACATTTCCTGGCCGCTGGGCAGCGGCACCAGCACGATATCGTCAAGGTTGATGCCCATCATCATGCCTTTGCGTTCCATGATGCCGACAATCACATGTTTCATGCGATTGATGGAGATCCGCTCGTGCAAGGCCGGCTTGTCGCCGAAGATAGCCTTCTTGACATCCTGTCCGATGATGCAGACCTTCATGTTTTTTTCGATGTCCTGCGCCGTGATGAAGCGGCCCTGCTGCATGTGCAACTGGCGGATGTCGGCGAAGTCCTCCATCACGCCCAGCATGATGCAATTCCGTTCGAGATTGCCGTAACGCAGTTGGGCCGTGCCCAGGACATTGCCGGATACCCCCCTGATGCCAAACGCCTTGCGCTTGATTTCCTTCGCGTTTTCCGTCGTCAACTTTCGGAAACTGCCCGCGTTGACCACAATCATGCTTGACGTGGTCTCCTGCTTGCCGGGCGAGATGAGTATGATGTTGCTGCCCATTCCGGCAAATTCGTTTTCAACGTATTTTTGCGCGGCCTCGCCGAGCGCCACGAGCAGAATGACCGACATGACCCCAATGATAACGCCCAAAGTCGTCAAAAAAGAGCGCACCTTGTTTTGCGAAAGGCTGCGCAGGGCGGTCAATATGCACTCGACGAGACTCATGATTAGTCCAGCGATTCCACCACGCGCACCTTGACGCCATCCTTCAATTCTTTCAGGCCGACGGACGTGATGACCGTTTCCCCCTCCTTCAATCCGCCCAGCACTTCGCGCGACAGCCAGTTTCCGATTCCCACCTCCACTTTTCGCTTGATCGCACGCCCGTTTTCAATGACATAGGCTTCCTCTTCACGGATAAGAGCCTCGGCGGGCACGAACAGCACGTCGTCTTTTTCCTGGGCAATGATGATGACGTCCGCGGACATGCCCGCAAGCAGTTTGCCCTGGCCGCCTTCAAGATGGACGTCTATATCGAGGGTGCGGCTCAAATCAATGTTGCGGCTAATCGTCGGGGAAATGAAATCCACCACGCCGATGAAATCTTCTCCACGATAGGCATCGAAGCTGACACGCGCCTTTTGGCCGACTTTGATTTCCATGGCGTTGGCTTCGTCGAAAGGCGATTTGACGTAAAATTCCGAATCGTCCACCAATTGGACCAGCGCCGTCGGCGAACCAACCGACAAGCCGGAAGCGGCGCCGCTCGTCGTGGCGCCGCCCGCCATGCCCGCGCCGCCGGCGCTCGCCCCGCCCAATCCGCCCATCGCACCGCCCAAACCGGCGCCAAGCCCACTCCCGACCACTTCGCCGAGGTCAACGAAAACTTTCGCCACCACGCCGGAAAAGGGCGCCCGCACATAGGCTTTGTCCCGCATTTCCGTGGCCAACCGGAGAGCCGCCTGCAACTGTTCGATCAGGGATTCGGCCGATTTGATTTCTTCCCGGCGCACCAGCGTTTCTTTTTCCGCGGCCCTTGCGGCGACGTCCGTTTCCTTGGCCACGCGGTACATGAGGCCGACCTTGTCGAAATCGCTTTGCGACACGGCCTGCCGGTCCGACAGGGCTTTGACACGATCGAAGTCCGCCTTGGCCACATCGAGTTGCGCTTCCGCCTGGACCACACGGGTCCGCGCGATTTCCTCGTAGATGGTGGCGGCGATCTTGACCTGTTCAAGGCGCGACTGGCCCACTCGGAGATTGGCCTCGGCCAAAGCCACCTGGGCGTCCAGTTCGGCGTGATCGAGTTCCAGCAGCACGTCGCCTTCCTTGACCCGGTCGCCTTCCTTCACGTGCTTTTTGATAATCTTTCCGATGGTGCTGGCCGCGACCATCGAATCAATCTTCGGCTTGACCGTGCCGGACGCCATGGCGGTGATTGTCTGTTCGACATGCCCCTTTTTCAGGACCGTCGCGGTGACGTTCACGACCGGCTCGCGCTGAAAGTAGTACACCACCGGCGCGGCCAGTACGGCCAAGGCAATCAACCAGCCAACGATTTTAGTTCCCAGTTTCTTTGCTCGTGTGTCCGCCATTCGTCTTTTACCAGTTTTCCGTCCCGGAAGGTCATAATGCGCTGCGCATGTTCGGCGACCTCACGCTCGTGAGTCACCATGACTATCGTATTTCCGTTGCGATGCAATTCCCCGAAAAGGGCAAGAATGCTCTCGCCGCTGGCCGTGTCCAGATTGCCCGTCGGCTCGTCC of the Candidatus Hydrogenedentota bacterium genome contains:
- a CDS encoding efflux RND transporter periplasmic adaptor subunit is translated as MADTRAKKLGTKIVGWLIALAVLAAPVVYYFQREPVVNVTATVLKKGHVEQTITAMASGTVKPKIDSMVAASTIGKIIKKHVKEGDRVKEGDVLLELDHAELDAQVALAEANLRVGQSRLEQVKIAATIYEEIARTRVVQAEAQLDVAKADFDRVKALSDRQAVSQSDFDKVGLMYRVAKETDVAARAAEKETLVRREEIKSAESLIEQLQAALRLATEMRDKAYVRAPFSGVVAKVFVDLGEVVGSGLGAGLGGAMGGLGGASAGGAGMAGGATTSGAASGLSVGSPTALVQLVDDSEFYVKSPFDEANAMEIKVGQKARVSFDAYRGEDFIGVVDFISPTISRNIDLSRTLDIDVHLEGGQGKLLAGMSADVIIIAQEKDDVLFVPAEALIREEEAYVIENGRAIKRKVEVGIGNWLSREVLGGLKEGETVITSVGLKELKDGVKVRVVESLD
- a CDS encoding ABC transporter permease, whose amino-acid sequence is MSLVECILTALRSLSQNKVRSFLTTLGVIIGVMSVILLVALGEAAQKYVENEFAGMGSNIILISPGKQETTSSMIVVNAGSFRKLTTENAKEIKRKAFGIRGVSGNVLGTAQLRYGNLERNCIMLGVMEDFADIRQLHMQQGRFITAQDIEKNMKVCIIGQDVKKAIFGDKPALHERISINRMKHVIVGIMERKGMMMGINLDDIVLVPLPSGQEMFYGGENTLFEIIASARSPEDIKPAVESIRRILTAAHDYNEDFTVNDQDGLLGAFGKIFDMLRFMLAGIAAISLVVGGIGIMNIMLVSVRERIREVGVRKAVGAKRRDIGLQFLIEAVTLSVLGGSVGIGIAWFGTLILRLMYPSLPVFISMWSVMTAFVFSFTVGVFFGVYPAVKASGVDPVEALRYE